From the genome of Pseudanabaena sp. PCC 7367:
GCATATAGCCGTTTTAAGCCACGATGTTTAATGTTGTGGATCATAATCTACTGTAACATGTAACATTACGTGTTACAACAAACAAATGGTGCAAACGCTTACTGCTCAAGGGTTTAAGGTTGATAGTGATTACAACGACAAAATGAATGCCTACTATCAATTATGCGGCAGGTATTGTAATTCAATCTGGAAAATTCGCTGGACGAACTATGTCGATGATCAGGACAATGTAAACAACTTGGAAGTTAAATACGATTTTGTGTGCCTGTAGCCGCGAATTCAGGCATAAGCAACCCTAGCTCGGTTTCAGTACGGCTAGAATCACCGCATAAAAACCGAATTAATTCGCCTTAGACCTATTAATTAGCGGATTTAGCTAAGCAAGCACTCAATCTTTAGCAACAAAAACTTAACTAAAGATAAACAATACATAATCCTGGATCACCTGTGCTAAAATATGGGCACATGTAGGATTTTTGTTGTCCCTCTATTGAGGGCATTTTATTGTTTACCATTAGGGAAGAAGCTAAAGCCGCTAAACTTAGAGCTTCTTTTTTTGTGCCTTTATGGTGGCGATCGCGCTGGTACGCTTCGTAAATCCGCGCCCTCTAATTGACTCCCTAAAAGATACTCAGAGCCTTGCTCACTCAAGCTTTTCCCAAAACTCACCCCCAACGCCAACACTAACTGAATCGCTTGGGCGATCGTCTTTTTCACCTTTCTTGCTGGCTCAGCCTTTTCCTGCTCTGGTGTGGTCTTAGCGGTAGACGTTTCAATGGCAGGATGATTAGCCAGGTCGGTTGCGGTTGGTTTTAATGGGGGGGTGATCAGGTCGCGGTTTATAAAACTAATCAAGAGGGGGTGATCAGCGATCGCTTCATTGCCATTCCGCCATTCTTGCCGCCGCATCAGCACATGTTGCAGGTTTTGCCATGCGGTAGCTTCAATCTGGCAATGCCTGAGCCAGCCACCATTTTGCCGTTGTCGGGTCGAGGTGGTTTTCAGCCCCAGTTGGGAGAGCAAGCGGCGGAAAATCCAGATATTAGTGGCATTGGCAGGGACGGTGAAACCAAGATATTTTTTAATATCCTGGGCAAAGTTGCGACACAGATCGCCCAGGGTTTCGAGATCCCTATCCGTATATATATGCTCCGGTTGTAATAATTCAATTAAACCCAGCTTTTCGCGCACAAACCGCCCCAATTCATAGCAGCGCAGATCGGGGATAAATACGCCTTTTTCATATTTGGCCTGGTGGTTGATCGCCTCGGTGTCCAGCTTGATCGCCAGTTCAGGCTGAAATAAAGCTTCCAGGTTCAGAATCTGACTGCGTTTGCGGCCATCATCGTCATAGTCCACCAGCTCGGCGCTGACATCGTTGGTGACATAGAACCTGGCGATCGCGGTTTTGGCTTCCCGCAGTAGCTCGGCGCTGGTGCGAAATTCTTTGTTAGCCAGTTGTTTCGATTCAGTCTTGGTTAGAATCCTGGCCTGGGCGATCGCCATGTATCGTTCCCATTGCAGGGCTTGCTTGGCCTGTTTGAGTTGTGCCGCCAATTGTTGCTTGGGCTCATCGGCCACAATTTCCACCTGATTACCCTCATAGCTTAGCCGCTCGATTAAACTACGGCGCAGCGTCCACATGGCGCGATTGTTACGGGCTTGCAGCCTTGCCCACAGGTCGAGATGGGGATTTTGTCCTTCCTGGTCGGGGTCGGTTTTAATAAACAGCAGCAACGCTGGCTCCAGGCTGGGGCGAATTAGCATCACTTCCCGACTCCAGCGGGTGAGCAGATAGCGCTTGAGTAAATGGGGCTTGTCGGTGCGATCGACTTTACTAAAATTGCGGCCTTGGTTGGCACACCACACCAGGCGGGGGATATTACTGCGTACCCTGGCCAGGGCTTGGCTGGCATCGGCATCATCATAGGCAGTGCCATAGAAAATGCCATAGACCTTGTCAAAATGCTCAATTTCGATCGAAACCCCGGTAGTCAGGCTGGGCGTAGCGATCACCACGTCGTAGAGCTGAGCATAGGAGTTGGGATCACGAATAAAATTGGCCTCGTCGGTGCCGCCGCTGGTTTCGGAGTTAATCAGCAGGATGTTTAAATTGGGGTGCGCTGCCTTGATTTTTTCGATTAACCGGGCGATCGCCTTGGAGCTGGTCTTGGAATCGGTGGGAATAAACAATTTCAAACCATCATTAATATCCGCCAGGATTTGTTTAATTATGGCTGATTCGGACTTGGCCGCGATGAACTGCACCGGATAGCCCTGTCCCTGGTGGCGATTGCTGATTAAAAATAACTCCTCGTTGCGGGTTAGCTCATTGGCTCGGAGTGATTTGAGGTAATCCAAACTGGCATCGGATAAATCGGCATCGGCCACAATTACTCGCCGCGCCACTTGAATCAACCAATGGAAGTTAGCCAGCAGCGCGGGGCGTTTGCCATTGCTGTTGCAGGTCTTGGAGCAGAGCAAATGCTTTAACACCTGTTCCACCTCGTCGATCACCAGGTCACAGCCCACAAACTGGTTGGGGTCGAACGCCAGCAAACTATCAACGCAAGCCCCCACCCGCAGCGCATAGCCATCTTCGCTGATAAATTGCCCAGCGGCCTTGTCCAGGTCAGCCTTGTAATGCACTTTCAGCCGTTGGCACAGGTTCCGCATTAGGCTTACTCTATGCCCCAGCAGGACGATCTTTTGGGTGGGAGCAACTAGCTTAGCGATCGCCTTGGTTTTGCCCGTACCCTTGGCCGATTTCAGCGCTATGATACCAGTTTGGGGCACAGCGGCAGGATTCAAGCCATAGTCCAGATTTGGTGTATCTAGTTCTAGACTCGGTGCATGGGTGAGGCGTTGCTGATTGTGCCATTGCCATTGATAGCTGGCCAGGGGTAAGGCTTGTCCATAGAGGTTCTGCCAGGCTGGTTGGCTTTCTGCGCCCTGCGCCACCAGAAAATCATCCACCCCGGTTTTGTCTGTGCCTGGGAGCAGCGGCAATCGCACCACCCGCACATTGCAGCCCGCCTCGGTGAATAAATTGCCAGTTCTGATTGTGGCGGTATAGACAGCCTGGGCGGTTTTGAGCTTGGTTTCTGCGTCAAAGCAAAAGTAGATCGGGCGAGAATCGGCAGCAAAGGCATTTAGATAGGGCTGGAGCGCCACCTGCTCT
Proteins encoded in this window:
- a CDS encoding plasmid replication protein, CyRepA1 family encodes the protein MAIVYRKSQATQSFSASEIGNFFKGHNQADFPANPASELAKFQAKTAQEWIIDSAIAPELFFANVRVAADEEHLHGGEVIYPLHESLNWRVKRWRFSLGGKLQRPRQFGAIISTWNPIDRHTDVFQVKLSNPIFDSRKGKARKYENPAGRGQVGGFAQVTFQVWQTIAEQYQLPIACPINPANKSIYISNNYYASADAGSNAGQLGDDNGYGFWDWLIENPQISIVITEGMKKACALLSIGQAAIALSGITMGRVKHNQDTEGNENQKEQVALQPYLNAFAADSRPIYFCFDAETKLKTAQAVYTATIRTGNLFTEAGCNVRVVRLPLLPGTDKTGVDDFLVAQGAESQPAWQNLYGQALPLASYQWQWHNQQRLTHAPSLELDTPNLDYGLNPAAVPQTGIIALKSAKGTGKTKAIAKLVAPTQKIVLLGHRVSLMRNLCQRLKVHYKADLDKAAGQFISEDGYALRVGACVDSLLAFDPNQFVGCDLVIDEVEQVLKHLLCSKTCNSNGKRPALLANFHWLIQVARRVIVADADLSDASLDYLKSLRANELTRNEELFLISNRHQGQGYPVQFIAAKSESAIIKQILADINDGLKLFIPTDSKTSSKAIARLIEKIKAAHPNLNILLINSETSGGTDEANFIRDPNSYAQLYDVVIATPSLTTGVSIEIEHFDKVYGIFYGTAYDDADASQALARVRSNIPRLVWCANQGRNFSKVDRTDKPHLLKRYLLTRWSREVMLIRPSLEPALLLFIKTDPDQEGQNPHLDLWARLQARNNRAMWTLRRSLIERLSYEGNQVEIVADEPKQQLAAQLKQAKQALQWERYMAIAQARILTKTESKQLANKEFRTSAELLREAKTAIARFYVTNDVSAELVDYDDDGRKRSQILNLEALFQPELAIKLDTEAINHQAKYEKGVFIPDLRCYELGRFVREKLGLIELLQPEHIYTDRDLETLGDLCRNFAQDIKKYLGFTVPANATNIWIFRRLLSQLGLKTTSTRQRQNGGWLRHCQIEATAWQNLQHVLMRRQEWRNGNEAIADHPLLISFINRDLITPPLKPTATDLANHPAIETSTAKTTPEQEKAEPARKVKKTIAQAIQLVLALGVSFGKSLSEQGSEYLLGSQLEGADLRSVPARSPP